A single Cottoperca gobio chromosome 3, fCotGob3.1, whole genome shotgun sequence DNA region contains:
- the hp gene encoding haptoglobin — translation MNVINKMWFSLTVLLLAASACLADEAHAEEKIKSSVSASRLASLRSRRMVGGTLAPHVPWQAMVYITDSILGGGYAGGALISDRWILTAGRNLFVRKSRLDIQGKEPVIPKVYLGIIGRPEANASTEVAVEKVVLHPDFQKQSDWDNDLALIQLKKPVVMSDKVTPIPLPERGQNLGDTVAGSGVIAGWGWGIHFTPATSLKHLILPLVNHTDCKAEYELNPLTPDVGDNMLCTGPTNYQENVCFGDAGGALAVTDAENGDIYAAGILSFDKSCRTYKYGVYMKISSYLPWIHSVIREDTEKSFA, via the exons ATGAATGTTATCAACAAAATGTG gTTTTCTCTGACTGTGCTCCTCCTGGCTGCATCGGCCTGTCTGGCAGACGAGGCTCACGCAGAAGAAAAGATTAAAAGCTCTGTGTCAG CCTCCAGGTTGGCATCACTCCGTTCCAGACGAATGGTCGGGGGGACCCTGGCTCCTCATGTCCCCTGGCAGGCCATGGTCTACATCACTGACAGTATTCTGGGCGGAGGCTATGCAGGTGGTGCTCTCATTTCTGACCGCTGGATTTTGACGGCTGGCAGGAACCTGTTTGTCAGAAAGAGTCGACTGGACATTCAGGGAAAAGAGCCTGTCATTCCTAAAGTGTACCTGGGAATCATTGGACGGCCAGAAGCTAATGCCTCCACAGAGGTTGCTGTAGAGAAG GTTGTGCTTCACCCAGATTTCCAGAAACAATCTGACTGGGACAACGACCTGGCACTGATCCAGCTGAAGAAGCCTGTGGTAATGAGTGATAAAGTGACCCCCATCCCTCTGCCAGAGAGAGGCCAGAACCTGGGAGACACTGTTGCTGGGTCAGGGGTCATCGCTGGCTGGGGCTGGGGAATTCACTTCACCCCTGCAACATCACTCAAACACCTCATACTCCCACTGGTCAATCACACTGACTGTAAGGCAGAATATGAACTTAACCCACTCACACCAGATGTAGGCGACAACATGCTCTGCACTGGACCCACCAattatcaggaaaatgtttgttttggagatgCAGGAGGCGCTCTGGCTGTCACAGATGCTGAAAATGGGGACATCTATGCTGCAGGGATCCTTTCCTTTGACAAGTCCTGCAGAACATACAAGTACGGAGTCTATATGAAGATTTCCTCGTATTTGCCCTGGATCCACAGTGTCATCAGAGAAGATACAGAGAAATCGTTTGCTTAG
- the LOC115005932 gene encoding trace amine-associated receptor 13c, producing MTALHNVSVSGTTAVLLTTTDSLFNLTAAAQAGLDTGQSLAPLCTLCCCGFLNRTLAVVFMVSLAFAIVVGNVVTLTVFVQTRQSRTPQGYLKVSLAIADMMVGVLVVPFCVYTEISLMVTSSPPIWYQGSSTFLDTSSSLGGLVSPWQPCMLIGPVFAGCTFVSISTIFLMTLERSVAILRPLHKDALVTRRRTLLLILLSWAASFLLALAPLIFSSNFTLEYNECSRMCNYTPLMFGGQLPPDANILLLFPAFDFTLLGGTLAVNIVSFTSIRRYSRKRKLLSEGSLNDGGGVGGGGGGGGCPHRPSFSDIKAAKTIGILTFAFTASFSPIAVFVLGNVVGYTWCNFSFFAFWILTGNSCCNVIIYSVRDHRFRKGVTLLFQRDRSHPHGEKA from the exons ATGACTGCTCTTCACAACGTCAGTGTTTCTGGGACTACGGCCGTTCTGCTGACGACTACAGATTCTCTGTTTAACCTGACTGCAGCGGCTCAGGCAGGACTCGATACAGGCCAGTCACTGGCCCCTCTCTGCACCCTGTGTTGCTGTGGATTTCTCAATCGTACTTTGGCAGTGGTGTTCATGGTCAGCCTGGCATTTGCTATTGTGGTTGGAAATGTGGTCACCCTTACTGTCTTTGTGCAAACGAGGCAGTCCCGAACACCACAGGGATACCTGAAAG TGTCTCTGGCCATAGCAGACATGATGGTCGGTGTCCTCGTGGTCCCTTTCTGCGTCTACACTGAGATCTCTCTCATGGTGACCAGCTCACCACCCATTTGGTACCAGGGTAGTTCTACTTTCCTTGacacctcttcttctctcgGGGGGCTGGTGAGCCCTTGGCAGCCCTGCATGCTGATTGGCCCCGTGTTTGCTGGATGCACCTTTGTCTCCATCAGCACCATCTTCCTCATGACACTGGAGCGAAGCGTGGCCATCCTACGGCCACTCCACAAGGACGCCTTGGTGACGCGGAGACGAACTCTGCTCCTCATCCTGCTCTCCTGGGCTGCCAGCTTCCTGCTGGCTCTTGCACCCCTCATCTTCAGCAGCAACTTCACTTTGGAGTACAATGAGTGCAGTCGTATGTGTAACTACACCCCACTAATGTTTGGCGGCCAGCTTCCACCTGATGCCAACATTTTGCTGTTATTCCCAGCCTTTGACTTCACACTGCTTGGTGGCACATTAGCAGTTAACATTGTGTCTTTCACAAGCATACGAAGGTACTCTCGAAAACGCAAACTGCTCTCAGAGGGGAGTCTGAATGACGGAGGgggagtgggaggaggaggaggagggggagggtgcCCTCACAGGCCCTCCTTTTCAGACATTAAAGCTGCCAAGACGATTGGCATACTAACATTCGCCTTCACAGCATCCTTCTCTCCCATCGCAGTATTTGTGCTCGGGAACGTGGTGGGATACACCTGGTgtaacttttccttttttgcctTCTGGATCCTGACAGGAAACAGTTGCTGCAATGTTATTATCTACAGTGTCAGGGACCACCGCTTCAGGAAAGGTGTGACCCTGCTCTTTCAGCGAGACCGCTCCCACCCACATGGTGAGAAGGCCTGA